A segment of the Brienomyrus brachyistius isolate T26 unplaced genomic scaffold, BBRACH_0.4 scaffold73, whole genome shotgun sequence genome:
gagggatattatttgtcgacctttaataatttcataaatCTGTATCTGTtgttgtggtaccttctgattggaagcatgctaatataacacccatattgaaaaggatagaagtaatccatcaaactataggcttctggaaaagtaatggaagctataatctaagacaaaatggtagactacccttggtgtgtatgttgatgctgccatgtcccactctcacaaatgtggggaagcaattaaaaaggccagtatgatattgggttacatctctagctgtgtgtagtttaggtcaagggaggtgatatttagattatataattccttggtaagagcccacctagaatattgtgtgcaggtttggtcaccttaccGTTAAAACCATAACTGCTGATTTGaactatttgtgtgttttaaatgcacaatagcgttaaattcataaatccagcttaccttaaaaaggacattgctgcctttgaaagggttcaacgtagggctacaagaatgattcctggtcttagaggaatgtcttatgaggagaggttagctgagctgaatctattcagccttgagcaaaggagactaaggggggacatgatccaggtatgtaagattctaataggataatttttttccattactgcaatttgtcacacatgattatataacagaatagatgaaaccctgcctaCATCTAACTTTCTCCCAGGGATTCACTATCCCAGTGCAATTCAATACAGTCAGTATCTACTGAGATGCttgatatattttctttttcattgcattaTTGATGGACATAGAGGACAGAATTTGGCTGAGACAGCATTAGCTtgaaatttttattacataatAAATAGTTTTAAAATTCATAATTTTCATGACAGTGAAAAAGCCATCAGGCCATTGCAGAAGCCCAGGATGATATTTTCATCAATGACTGTCTTTGCTGGCTGTCGCGACCAGTATCTTTCTCTGGGCCAGTGGTGGGTCTCATATCCAGGCACGGAGAATGGGTCCTTATGCCTTTTTGACTCCCTTTGTTCCTGAGTAACAGGTTCCCTCCAAGATGACATGTTACACAGAACTGGGGCTTCTTCCTCCCTGTCATTTGCGTTCTGGACCACATGTTGAGGCTGAGGCTGCACACTGAGATGAATTTGCATCCTCAAAACCAGTTTCTTTTGCtggcctgttgcacagaaacatttctctttattgtacattgtaatataatttcagcaactattctgctgttattcaatcagtgagaatcattttcaTAGTGCCGACCAATTTTTTAAACTCCAATTATGATCAGACTGTCTCCAACtcatgttaaaaaaaagctcTGAAATACATACGTTTGAATACTGGCTGCTGGTAATGTTCCACCCCAACATCCACGTCTCCAGTGCTGGTGCCAGCCTGGATAGAGGGAGGTGTTGTGGGTGAAGACTTTTCATCTCCCCAATCTATCACCTCATCCCActtatcccaggctgcccagtacttGTCATCTGTCCAATCCACTGCTTTCTCCATTCtcctagtgctgagaggagaaaaaGGTATCGGTCAGACAGGTTGCactacagcacaccagacaacagtaaaaacctCTTAAAGAGCAAATAAATAAGCCGGTTCAATCTAATAATTGTACTTAATAACAAAACAGTACTATCACCTAAGTTTTATCAATGTAGATGCCCAGAAAGTTTTACTGTCACGTATATATACGTACTTGTTATAGTGGCAGTACACATATGAACAATAATGCTAATATACtcactgcagctacaggaaATACAAATACAGAGCATATGGCATACCGAGCATTCTCCTGTATGGTATTAATTCTCgtggcgccccccctcccccggtcaaTAAAATGTATCACTTGGCAAAAGTTATCCACTTAATACGaaccagtgttaattttgacaaatttttatttagttttagtcgtagtcttctgactaaaatgtaatttagtttcagtgataatttggtcatctaaaatattttagttttgGTCAACTATATTTCATAAGATTACAGTTGAGTAAAACCAGTTGATTTAGTcgactaaaatgaaaagttcaaagaataatgtttaaagtttcccttcgatttctgaaagtcattatgttcaccaaaatgaaattaaaccaaTGTTAAGGATCGGTgttaaggtctgactgtgcagtgCACAGTGACAAAGATTTCACTCTTATTTGAAACATAAACATGTTCATTCACCTGgaaactaaaatcagtaatgccattagtgcaaaaataaagaaaaagtgcaCAGGCTATAGTGCCACCTggcctgctctctctgaatatt
Coding sequences within it:
- the LOC125726516 gene encoding uncharacterized protein LOC125726516 isoform X2; the encoded protein is MASTRRMEKAVDWTDDKYWAAWDKWDEVIDWGDEKSSPTTPPSIQAGTSTGDVDVGVEHYQQPVFKRQQKKLVLRMQIHLSVQPQPQHVVQNANDREEEAPVLCNMSSWREPVTQEQRESKRHKDPFSVPGYETHHWPRERYWSRQPAKTVIDENIILGFCNGLMAFSLS
- the LOC125726516 gene encoding uncharacterized protein LOC125726516 isoform X1 → MKSPEREVFWLYILIKLLPWGNYFDVENVQMEWLQFLLLIAVESTRRMEKAVDWTDDKYWAAWDKWDEVIDWGDEKSSPTTPPSIQAGTSTGDVDVGVEHYQQPVFKRQQKKLVLRMQIHLSVQPQPQHVVQNANDREEEAPVLCNMSSWREPVTQEQRESKRHKDPFSVPGYETHHWPRERYWSRQPAKTVIDENIILGFCNGLMAFSLS